The nucleotide sequence GACCCCGCAAATTGGCGGTTTTTAATTCTTGAATTATATCATCGCGCGATGTTTGCTCGCTTAAAATTTTGCGGATCATTTTATATCCACCAGCACTTTCATAGGTGGCGATGTCCCACGGACGTTCTAAATGTATTGTGCGAAAGCAAACTTCGTTAGCCATTCTTTACCCCAATTCTTTGAGAATTTGATCGAGTTTTTCATTGCTTAAATGTTCGTAATAATCACGCCCAATATAACAAGCTGGCGCATTAACACACGCACCTAAACATTCCACTTTTTTTAAAGTGAATTTGCCATCTTGCGTGGTTTCACCGACTTTAATATTTAAGGTTTGTTCGACGTGTTCGATTAATTTTTCACTGCCATTTAACTGACAAGAAATACTATTACAAATATTAATTTTATATTTTCCAACCGGTTTTAAATCATACATACTATAAAAAGTGGCCACTTCAAATGCTGCAATTTTTGGCATGTCTAAATAATCGGCTACCGCACAAATTAATTCTTCGGAAAGCCATTGTTTTTCATCTTGGACAATTCGCAAGGCTTG is from Legionellales bacterium and encodes:
- the nuoE gene encoding NADH-quinone oxidoreductase subunit NuoE, with product MSEKQLTQLISAERIAEIDHWIAKFPPDQKQSASLQALRIVQDEKQWLSEELICAVADYLDMPKIAAFEVATFYSMYDLKPVGKYKINICNSISCQLNGSEKLIEHVEQTLNIKVGETTQDGKFTLKKVECLGACVNAPACYIGRDYYEHLSNEKLDQILKELG